The Eleutherodactylus coqui strain aEleCoq1 chromosome 6, aEleCoq1.hap1, whole genome shotgun sequence genome window below encodes:
- the RAB25 gene encoding ras-related protein Rab-25, translating to MKPEEDEYNFVFKVVLIGESGVGKTNLLSRFTRNEFNHDSRTTIGVEFSTRTLTLDGHLVKAQIWDTAGLERYRAITSAYYRGAVGALLVYDITKHQSYESVDRWLKELYDHADASILVMLVGNKSDLKDEAREVPTEEAKMYADSNDLLFMETSALDSTNVELAFETILRDIYKKILRSKGEAPKENTVVLSNDAPTTQSQAHNTEAKKACCQNI from the exons TGGTTCTGATCGGAGAGTCCGGGGTCGGTAAGACCAACCTACTGTCCAGATTTACCAGGAATGAGTTTAACCACGACAGCCGCACCACGATAGGCGTGGAGTTCTCCACCCGCACGCTGACCCTGGACGGACACCTGGTGAAAGCTCAGATCTGGGACACGGCCGGACTGGAGCGTTATAGAGCTATTACGTCCGC TTATTACAGGGGGGCCGTCGGCGCTCTGCTGGTGTATGACATCACCAAGCATCAGTCCTATGAGAGTGTGGACCGCTGGCTCAAGGAGTTGTATGACCATGCGGACGCCAGTATCCTCGTGATGCTGGTTGGAAACAAGTCTGACCTGAAAGACGAGGCTCGGGAGGTGCCAACGGAAGAAGCCAAGATGTATGCAG ACAGTAACGACTTGTTATTTATGGAAACGTCAGCGCTTGATTCCACCAACGTTGAACTGGCCTTCGAAACAATTCTCAGGG ACATCTACAAGAAGATTCTAAGGAGCAAAGGAGAAGCCCCAAAAGAAAACACTGTGGTCTTATCTAATGACGCTCCCACTACTCAGTCTCAAGCTCATAACACCGAAGCCAAGAAGGCTTGTTGCCAAAACATCTAG